One Companilactobacillus heilongjiangensis genomic window, TGAAAATGGAATCCGTGTTTATGATTACGTTGCGGTTATTTTTGAATCAATGAAAGATACCTTCTCATCAATGAATTACGAGTCATGGCATCGGGTCAAATATGATAGTGATACCAAAGTTTGGAATTTAGCCTGGGAAAGTGGCTTAACTGATCCAGTTGATTTCAAATTTACCAATAGTGCGTTGACTGGATATGTGGCTAATCCTAAAGGTGACGATAAATTGACCTTCAATAATGTGATGCATTTTGTGGCTGAGCAGACAAACGACTTTCCAATCTTAGGTTTGTTGTCAGGCAACAAGTTCACGATGAAACAAGTTTTCCACTATCAAGATTTATTAGGATTGGAAACATTGAAAGCCGGCGATAACCGAACTTTTGAAAATCAATATGCGGATTCGATTCAAACGATTGACGATGACAACCTAACGACATCTTATAAAATTAAAAATGATTATCTAAAAAAATAACGCTGAGAAATTAATCTCAACGTTTTTTTATTTGTATTTATCTTCTAATCGGCTCATCCACAAGGCTAGGATACAACCAAGAAGGAAGAAACCGATACTTAGAATCCAGTCCCAACCAGTGACATTTTGATAAGAAATGCTCTCGCTTGAGTAAGGATTAGGAATCAAAATCAGAATAGTACTGGCTAAAACGATTCCCAAAATGAAATGATAAACTCGTGAATGATGGTGCTTGATTAAACTTTCCATAGCCTTTGAAAAAGTCAGAATGGAAACTATTCCACCCAAAGCAATCGGAATGAAAACCAAGGGGGCAAACGATTTGAAGCCTTGTAACATCGGTGCGTACAGTCCCAAAATAATCAGTAGATTTGATGGGCTGAGTCCAGGAACTAAGACACCCAGGGCAATTAAAACTCCAGCAATGAAAAATCCGAAAGAGTTAGCTGGAATAGTTCCCAAAATTTCATTCATGAAGAATAGAAAAAGTCCGCCACCAATCAACATCGTGAAAAACCAGATGACGTCGTATTTGTCCCGCTTGGTTCGTGAAGTTGATTCTCGAATCAGAGTGGGAAGAGTACCGATAATAGTTCCTGCAAATCCCCAGAGAACAATCATCTGGTAGTGAGCCAGCAAGT contains:
- a CDS encoding DUF368 domain-containing protein, encoding MKTKRDTIYVRFFKGVIIALGFILPGVSGGVLAAILGIYERLLSFMAHVRQNFKRDFVYFLPIGIGGIVGIGVLSQPLEYLLAHYQMIVLWGFAGTIIGTLPTLIRESTSRTKRDKYDVIWFFTMLIGGGLFLFFMNEILGTIPANSFGFFIAGVLIALGVLVPGLSPSNLLIILGLYAPMLQGFKSFAPLVFIPIALGGIVSILTFSKAMESLIKHHHSRVYHFILGIVLASTILILIPNPYSSESISYQNVTGWDWILSIGFFLLGCILALWMSRLEDKYK